A part of Brassica rapa cultivar Chiifu-401-42 chromosome A05, CAAS_Brap_v3.01, whole genome shotgun sequence genomic DNA contains:
- the LOC103849442 gene encoding uncharacterized protein LOC103849442 produces the protein MKDQGSRNWGRYMNRPLERTEGMSVSTWPDISHLSVSKPELINALRQMGQQVKWPPKMRAPDSFRNPDLWCEFHCDHGHKTEDCIALKIEVNELLQKGYLQEFLSEKAKNLLSKETPRKSAETKPASPPRQDRVIHVISGGSKRSVISHAAAKKSTRNAKHDEISFTAKEQEKVLAPHHDALVISLTIANCLVRRILVDNGSSRNIIFHTAYQDLGLDESALTRKRTPLVGFSGDVKQTASEVVLLVYAEEINISTKFLLVDCQSSYNMILEVVPSTLDQMVKFPTPWGIRAIRGDQENSWPCYQTTLKGKTKAL, from the exons ATGAAAGACCAAGGCAGTAGGAACTGGGGCAGGTATATGAACCGTCCACTCGAGAGAACAGAAGGGATGTCGGTATCAACCTGGCCAGACATCTCACACCTATCCGTATCCAAACCGGAGCTAATCAACGCCCTAAGGCAGATGGGTCAACAGGTTAAATGGCCCCCGAAAATGAGGGCACCCGATTCCTTTCGGAACCCCGACCTCTGGTGTGAGTTCCACTGTGACCATGGTCACAAGACGGAGGACTGCATCGCATTAAAGATCGAAGTTAACGAGCTCCTCCAAAAGGGGTATCTCCAGGAATTCCTCTCAGAAAAGGCAAAGAACCTCCTAAGCAAGGAGACACCCAGGAAATCTGCTGAAACCAAGCCCGCGTCACCACCTCGCCAAGACCGAGTAATCCATGTCATATCCGGAGGTTCAAAGAGAAGCGTCATAAGCCATGCAGCTGCAAAGAAGAGCACTCGAAACGCTAAGCATG ACGAGATAAGCTTCACGGCGAAGGAGCAAGAGAAGGTCCTGGCTCCCCATCATGACGCTCTAGTAATATCGCTTACCATAGCAAACTGCTTGGTAAGGAGGATCCTAGTAGATAACGGAAGCTCCAGAAACATCATCTTCCATACCGCCTATCAGGACCTGGGGTTGGATGAAAGTGCCTTAACTAGAAAGAGAACCCCACTCGTGGGATTCAGCGGAGATGTGAAGCAAACCGCCAGTGAAGTGGTCCTTCTAGTCTATGCTGAAGAAATCAACATATCAACTAAGTTCCTCCTCGTCGACTGTCAATCATCCTACAACATGATCTTGGAAGTTGTCCCCTCAACACTCGATCAAATGGTGAAGTTCCCTACTCCCTGGGGCATCAGAGCCATCAGAGGAGATCAAGAGAATTCTTGGCCCTGCTATCAAACCACCCTGAAGGGAAAAACCAAGGCCTTATAG